The proteins below are encoded in one region of Dama dama isolate Ldn47 chromosome 21, ASM3311817v1, whole genome shotgun sequence:
- the LOC133042569 gene encoding uncharacterized protein LOC133042569 — translation MFMQMGMEVEMSPWWAALGAGVEPQRAACVRWRVWVQAQVGQSLARNSQHAHFLPLGNNGDAGRAQTECCCRITAAGTGGGCFNRECSEPQTGRQGHPVTPCPRLQANPLCYQTELIDRKVAFSGQVSALLSGKRCEPLCKKAGLLRERPTGQRLRQWRELRNNAVTPEASSEGASGANPTTRVCHKESASLLEQSKSMTNPRPLLAWPQSPWLQRLNFLAFMSQEGEAGGRE, via the exons ATGTTTATGCAAATGGGGATGGAGGTAGAGATGTCACCCTGGTGGGCAGCTCTGGGGGCGGGTGTGGAGCCGCAGCGAGCAGCCTGTGTGAGGTGGAGGGTTTGGGTCCAGGCCCAGGTGGGTCAATCACTGGCCCGGAACAGCCAGCACGCCCACTTCCTGCCACTGGGGAATAATGGGGATGCTGGGAGGGCTCAGACGGAATGCTGTTGTAGAATCACGGCCGCTGGCACAGGAGGTGGTTGCTTTAACAGAGAATGCTCGGAGCCCCAGACAGGACGCCAAGGACACCCAGTGACACCATGCCCCAGGCTGCAG GCAAATCCACTTTGCTACCAGACGGAGCTGATCGACAGGAAGGTGGCATTCTCTGGTCAGGTATCAGCTCTCCTGAGTGGTAAGAGGTGTGAGCCCCTGTGTAAAAAGGCCGGTCTCCTGCGTGAAAGGCCCACAGGACAGCGACTGAGGCAGTGGAGAGAGCTCAGAAACAACGCCGTCACCCCTGAAGCCAGCTCAGAAGGTGCCTCAGGTGCCAACCCCACCACCCGGGTCTGTCATAAGGAAAGCGCCTCTCTGCTTGAGCAGTCGAAATCAATGACAAACCCTCGACCGCTGCTCGCCTGGCCGCAGAGCCCTTGGCTGCAGCGCCTCAACTTTCTTGCATTCATGAGCCAGGAGGGTGAGGCTGGAGGAAGGGAGTAA